The Humulus lupulus chromosome 3, drHumLupu1.1, whole genome shotgun sequence genome window below encodes:
- the LOC133825260 gene encoding uncharacterized protein LOC133825260 gives MDAYLERVRGYLEQLVEYSIEQIPRERNTHADALTKLTSTKDGDTLESVPVEYLPRPSIVNPDVHVVSIPKESWANPIISYLKDGVVPTDKREARRLVYKAARYTLVDGILYKRGFFVPLLRCVDEEEAVKVLYEIHEGECGNHASGPSTTRKSMRQGYYWPSMERDANDFARKCDEFQRYGVPYKIIFDNDTQFEGETFEE, from the exons ATGGatgcatacttggaaagggtaagagGCTATTTGGAGCAATTGGTGGAatatagcatagagcaaatcccgagagagaggaatacccatgctgatgcCCTCACAAAGCTAACTTCCACTAAAGATGGGGATACCCTTGAATCAGTGCCTGTGGAATACTTACCAAGGCCAAGCATTGTCAATCCAGACGTTCACGTGGTCAGCATCCCAAAGGAGTCATGGGCCAACCCGATTATAAGCTacctgaaggatggagttgtgccAACAGACAAGAGGGAGGCTCGAAGGCTAGTTTATAAGGCAGCCCGATACACCTTAGTAGATGGGATCTTATACAAGAGGGGGTTTTTTGTGCCACTCTTGCGATGTGTTGATGAGGAAGAAGCTGTGAAGGTACtgtatgaaatacatgagggtgAATGCGGCAACCATGCGAGTGGACCATCCACGACTCGAAAAtccatgaggcaagggtactactggccctccatggagagagatgcaaaCGATTTCGCAAGGAAATGTGACGAATTCCAGAG atatggagtgccctacaagattatttTTGACAACGACACTCAGTTTGAAGGGGAAACATTCGAGGAGTAA